The Nocardia sp. NBC_01329 sequence GCTCCGCGCAGATCCTCGGGGTGGGTATCGACACCGACGCCGCGGCCGAGATCGCGGGCCGCTCCCGCGGGACGCCGCGGATCGCCAACCGGCTGCTGCGCCGGGTCCGCGATTACGCCGAGGTGCGGGCCGACGGGCTGATCACCCTCGCCGTCGCCCGCGCCGCGCTCGAGGTCTACGACGTCGATCCGATGGGGCTCGACCGGCTCGACCGGGCAGTGCTGGGGGCCCTGGTCCGTGGATTCGGTGGAGGGCCGGTCGGTGTATCGACGCTGGCCGTGGCGGTCGGTGAGGAACCGGCGACGGTCGAGGAGGTGTGCGAACCGTTCCTGGTTCGGGCCGGGATGGTCGCACGTACACCGCGCGGGCGTGTCGCCACCGCTACCGCCTGGTCGCACCTGGGCCTGACCCCGCCCCCCGACCTGGTGTTCGGCGCGCTGGAGGTCCGGAGTCGCGAACCCCACCCGACACTCGACCTGTTCGAGTGAGGAGCCGCGTCCGTGCCCGGTGACACCCCACCGAATCGCTCAGAGGCCGAATTCGTGACGGACGCGTTCCACAAAGGCATCCACTTGATCCGGGTGATAGCCGCGCCCGAACACTCCCGACGGGGCGCGGAACCCGCGACCGAGGGTCTCGCCGGTGAGTGTGGCGCGGCCCTGCAGTGCGGCGGCGACGAGGTCCAGTAGCTCGTCGACATCCTGTTCCCGGTACCCTCGGCGCCCGAATGGCGCTCGTGTAAAAGCGATCTCGTGAACTTCCTCGGGAGTCATCTGTCGATTATCGCGGGGCCGAGCGCGCACCGCGAGGCCTTCGCCCGGGGGTGATCTGTGCCACCGGCTCGACGCGGTGGCGCCCGGACACCGCGTGTTCGGGCGTGCGGGTGTGGCGCGGATCCGGAGAACTGGCAGACTGTGTGCGTACCTGTCCCTCTCCTCACCCAGATCAGGAACTGACTTCGACCATGGATCTGCTGTTTCCGCTCATACTGGTCGCGTTGCTGGTGCCGATGTTTCTCGGCATGCGCCGCCAGAAGAAAGAGGCCGACAAAGTCGCCCAGATGCAGGACAGTCTGAAGGTCGGTGACCGGGTCACCACCACCTCGGGCCTGTACGGCACCGTGATCGAGGCCGACGACACCAGTGTCGATCTCGAGATCGCCGAGGACGTCGTGACGACCTGGCTGCGTGCCGCGATCCGCGATGTGCGGACCGACGGCGAGACCGCCGGTGACGCCGAGGAGACCCCCGGTACGGATGCCGAGGGCGCCGAGTCCACCGACTCGCCCGCTGCCCCCGCCGCCGAGGAGACCCCCGAGCAGACCCAAACCCGGCTGACCAAGGACTGATCACCACGGCCCGGCCACCGGACCGGATATCCCGGGCGACCGGTGGTATAGGCATGTGCCGTGGCCGTTCCACCCCAGAACTTCCGCCTAGGAGATGACGACCTGTGCCAC is a genomic window containing:
- the yajC gene encoding preprotein translocase subunit YajC codes for the protein MDLLFPLILVALLVPMFLGMRRQKKEADKVAQMQDSLKVGDRVTTTSGLYGTVIEADDTSVDLEIAEDVVTTWLRAAIRDVRTDGETAGDAEETPGTDAEGAESTDSPAAPAAEETPEQTQTRLTKD
- a CDS encoding DivIVA domain-containing protein; translation: MTPEEVHEIAFTRAPFGRRGYREQDVDELLDLVAAALQGRATLTGETLGRGFRAPSGVFGRGYHPDQVDAFVERVRHEFGL